From Chryseobacterium joostei, the proteins below share one genomic window:
- the mraY gene encoding phospho-N-acetylmuramoyl-pentapeptide-transferase gives MLYYLYEYLTDHGIHVPGLGMLKYISFRAGMAVLFSLIIALVYGKRVINYLRTKQMGELVRDLGLDGQKQKEGTPTMGGLIIILATIIPVLLFTRIANVYIVLLLVSMFWMGAIGFLDDYLKKIKKNKDGLSGKFKIVGQVGLGLIVGITMYFHPDITVKRKYADAKVVNRNNVEQNFMPTEKITVSTVPFAKNNEFDYSGILFWMNEKDAHEWAWIVFIPIVIFIVTAVSNGANITDGIDGLAAGTSAIILLTLALFAYLSGNIIFADYLNIMFLPNMGETTIFAVAMVGAVIGFFWYNTYPAQVFMGDTGSLMLGGVIAVLAIILRKELLIPVLCGIFLIENLSVMLQVIVFKYRKRKYGLEYAQNNRLFKMSPLHHHYQKDGFHESKIVNRMIIIGVILAIVCLITLKMR, from the coding sequence ATGCTATACTATCTATACGAATATCTAACCGACCATGGAATTCACGTTCCGGGATTAGGAATGTTGAAATACATCTCCTTCCGTGCCGGAATGGCTGTACTGTTCTCTTTAATTATTGCTCTTGTCTACGGTAAAAGAGTAATCAATTACCTTAGAACAAAGCAGATGGGTGAATTAGTACGTGACCTTGGATTAGACGGACAGAAGCAAAAAGAAGGAACTCCTACCATGGGAGGTCTTATCATCATTTTGGCAACCATTATTCCGGTATTGCTGTTTACAAGAATCGCCAATGTCTATATCGTATTGTTACTTGTTTCCATGTTTTGGATGGGGGCTATTGGATTTTTGGATGATTATTTAAAGAAAATCAAGAAAAATAAAGACGGACTTAGTGGTAAGTTTAAAATAGTAGGACAAGTTGGTTTAGGCTTAATTGTCGGAATTACAATGTATTTCCACCCGGATATCACCGTTAAAAGAAAGTATGCAGATGCAAAGGTGGTGAACAGAAACAATGTAGAGCAAAACTTTATGCCTACAGAAAAAATTACCGTTTCCACCGTTCCATTCGCAAAGAACAATGAATTTGATTATAGCGGAATACTGTTTTGGATGAATGAAAAAGATGCCCACGAATGGGCATGGATTGTCTTTATACCCATAGTTATCTTCATTGTAACAGCTGTTTCAAATGGAGCCAATATCACCGATGGAATAGATGGCCTCGCCGCAGGAACCAGTGCCATTATACTGCTCACCCTCGCCCTCTTTGCCTATCTTTCCGGGAACATCATCTTTGCAGATTATCTGAATATCATGTTCCTTCCGAATATGGGAGAAACCACCATTTTTGCAGTTGCCATGGTGGGTGCTGTGATTGGATTCTTTTGGTACAATACCTATCCTGCTCAGGTTTTCATGGGAGATACGGGAAGCTTAATGCTGGGAGGAGTAATTGCTGTTTTAGCAATTATTTTAAGAAAAGAACTGTTGATTCCTGTTTTATGCGGAATCTTCTTAATTGAAAACCTATCCGTAATGCTACAGGTTATCGTTTTCAAATACAGAAAAAGAAAATACGGGTTGGAATATGCCCAAAACAATAGATTATTCAAAATGTCACCATTACACCACCATTATCAGAAAGACGGATTTCACGAAAGTAAAATCGTTAACAGAATGATTATCATAGGAGTAATACTGGCAATTGTTTGTCTGATCACACTAAAAATGAGATAA
- the murD gene encoding UDP-N-acetylmuramoyl-L-alanine--D-glutamate ligase, whose product MKIVVLGGGESGCGAAYLAKKKGLEVFLSDKGAIKDNYKQFLAENEIEFEEGNHDEERILNADWIVKSPGIPKKAEIIYKIHEKGIRLSSEIEFASEFTDAKIIAITGSNGKTTTTSLIYYILKNDGLNVGLGGNIGYSFAKQVADENHEYYVLEVSSFQLDDIQNFRPYISLLLNLSQDHLDQYNYNYEEYALAKFRITENQENDNFFIYNKDDEMSKNLLEKLEIKAKMIPFSTKEKLEEGGFVNEDQIVVKMKDEFSMKVEELSLLGNHNVANSLAASIAGKILKINNESIRHSLMTFQAVEHRLEFVTEIEGVKYINDSKATNVNATYYALESMKTPTVWIVGGLDKGNDYTEIEDLVKRKVKAIVCLGIDNKKIIDFFKGKKEFIYDTSSMEEAVKISKSLAKNGETVLLSPCCASFDLFKSYEDRGRQFKEQVLK is encoded by the coding sequence ATGAAAATAGTTGTTTTAGGAGGAGGAGAAAGCGGATGTGGAGCTGCTTATTTGGCAAAAAAGAAAGGTCTGGAAGTATTTCTTTCAGATAAAGGAGCCATTAAGGATAACTATAAACAGTTTCTTGCAGAAAATGAAATTGAATTTGAAGAAGGAAACCACGACGAAGAAAGAATCTTAAATGCAGATTGGATTGTAAAAAGCCCGGGAATTCCAAAAAAGGCTGAAATTATCTATAAAATTCATGAGAAAGGAATAAGACTTTCCTCAGAAATTGAATTTGCCTCTGAATTTACAGACGCAAAGATTATTGCCATCACAGGAAGCAACGGAAAAACAACGACCACTTCCCTGATCTACTACATCCTGAAAAACGACGGGTTAAATGTAGGTTTAGGAGGAAATATAGGATACAGCTTTGCAAAACAGGTTGCAGATGAAAACCACGAATATTATGTTTTGGAAGTAAGTTCTTTCCAATTAGATGATATTCAGAATTTCAGACCTTATATCTCTTTATTGTTGAACCTATCTCAGGATCACCTGGATCAGTACAACTACAACTATGAAGAATATGCCTTGGCAAAGTTCAGAATAACTGAAAACCAAGAGAATGACAATTTCTTCATCTACAACAAAGATGACGAAATGAGCAAAAACCTTCTTGAGAAGCTGGAAATAAAAGCGAAAATGATCCCCTTCTCTACAAAAGAAAAGCTGGAAGAAGGAGGTTTTGTCAACGAAGATCAAATTGTGGTAAAAATGAAGGATGAATTCTCAATGAAAGTTGAAGAATTATCCTTACTTGGAAACCATAATGTAGCTAATAGCCTAGCAGCTTCAATAGCTGGTAAAATACTGAAAATCAACAATGAAAGCATTAGACATTCCCTAATGACTTTTCAGGCAGTAGAACACAGGCTGGAGTTTGTAACTGAAATAGAGGGTGTTAAATACATCAACGACAGTAAGGCTACCAATGTGAATGCAACATATTATGCCCTGGAAAGCATGAAAACCCCAACCGTATGGATTGTGGGTGGATTAGATAAAGGAAATGACTATACAGAAATAGAGGATTTAGTTAAAAGAAAAGTAAAGGCAATTGTTTGCCTGGGAATTGACAATAAAAAGATTATAGATTTCTTCAAAGGAAAAAAGGAATTTATTTATGATACCTCCAGCATGGAAGAAGCCGTGAAAATATCCAAATCATTGGCTAAAAATGGCGAAACTGTTTTACTATCACCATGTTGTGCAAGCTTTGATTTATTCAAAAGCTATGAAGACAGAGGGCGTCAGTTTAAAGAACAAGTATTAAAATAA
- a CDS encoding FtsW/RodA/SpoVE family cell cycle protein, with product MDEQNTESRVEFLKGDKVLWMVILVISIFSIFPVYSASSNLEYIVNNGTTTGHVIKHMFFVVLGLGIMRLVGTVKYEYIGKLSSILLGLMIVLLVVTMFTGQTIDGASASRWLKIPGTPISFQPSSFAFLMLIIYLCRYLTKKITRERLPIENIMYIFGPILLVFVLVAKDNGSTALMILMVSVIVLVIGQLHWKYIAGFISASFIAIILFLLIALNTNMIGGNRVHTWMSRIETFTSSKAKSADTDDESVKAKNYQVMQAKAAIVHGGITGMGPGKSALKQMLPQSASDFIFAVIVEEYGVIGAAFLISLYLIMMIRIVMIASKMPAFFGSLLVLSLGVMIFIQLAVNIAVAVNLIPVTGQPLPLISYGGTSMLVTYLQLGIILNISSRIQIYDEEGMGKKQSIAEINDIA from the coding sequence ATGGACGAGCAGAACACAGAAAGCAGAGTTGAATTTCTAAAGGGCGATAAAGTACTTTGGATGGTCATTCTTGTGATCTCCATTTTCTCTATTTTCCCTGTTTATTCTGCAAGTTCAAATCTGGAATATATTGTTAATAACGGAACCACTACAGGCCACGTTATTAAGCATATGTTCTTTGTAGTCTTAGGGTTAGGAATCATGAGACTCGTAGGAACCGTAAAATATGAATACATCGGAAAGCTCAGCAGTATTCTGCTTGGCCTTATGATCGTTTTATTGGTTGTTACCATGTTTACCGGACAAACAATTGATGGAGCCAGTGCTTCCAGATGGCTGAAGATTCCGGGAACACCAATCTCTTTCCAGCCATCGTCTTTTGCATTCCTGATGCTAATCATCTATTTGTGTAGATATTTAACCAAAAAGATCACAAGAGAAAGGCTTCCTATAGAGAACATCATGTATATCTTTGGGCCTATTCTTCTCGTATTTGTTCTGGTTGCAAAAGATAACGGATCTACAGCATTAATGATCTTAATGGTTTCCGTGATTGTTCTAGTTATAGGACAGCTTCACTGGAAATACATTGCAGGCTTCATTTCTGCCTCGTTTATAGCCATTATATTGTTCTTACTAATCGCATTGAATACCAATATGATTGGTGGAAACCGTGTTCATACATGGATGAGCCGTATTGAAACCTTTACATCAAGCAAGGCAAAATCAGCAGATACCGATGATGAAAGCGTAAAAGCCAAGAATTATCAGGTAATGCAGGCCAAGGCAGCCATCGTTCACGGTGGGATTACCGGAATGGGACCTGGAAAAAGTGCATTAAAGCAAATGCTTCCTCAGTCTGCTTCCGACTTTATCTTCGCCGTAATTGTAGAAGAATATGGAGTAATCGGAGCAGCTTTTTTGATCAGTCTCTATCTGATCATGATGATACGGATTGTAATGATCGCCAGTAAAATGCCGGCATTCTTCGGATCCTTGCTCGTGCTCAGTCTCGGGGTAATGATCTTTATACAACTGGCGGTAAATATTGCCGTTGCTGTTAATCTGATCCCGGTAACAGGACAGCCTTTACCATTAATCAGTTACGGAGGAACCTCCATGCTGGTAACTTATTTACAGTTAGGAATTATCTTAAATATAAGCTCAAGAATTCAAATTTATGATGAAGAAGGAATGGGTAAAAAACAAAGTATAGCAGAAATAAACGATATCGCATAA
- the murG gene encoding undecaprenyldiphospho-muramoylpentapeptide beta-N-acetylglucosaminyltransferase, whose protein sequence is MSKKLKILLSGGGTGGHIFPAIAIADEIKKRFPDAEFLFIGANGKMEMEKVPQAGYKIEGIDIAGIDRGNMLSNLGLPFKILKSLSKSKKIIKNFAPDFAVGTGGFASGPALYEASKLGIPIFIQEQNAHAGVTNKILSKKAKAVFTAYPKVEGFPAEKIKFLGNPIRENIISGMQETIQAKEKMGLNKDKLTILSVGGSLGSRTLNNAWKSHLKDILDKNYQLIWQTGKLDYQDILEETKDTETRNIQILEFIKDMELAYSAADIIVSRAGAIAISELAVAQKPVLLVPFPFAAEDHQTKNAMNLVEKNAARMVKDSEMQEKFWNTLSEICEKESVRKEMSDNLKYFAKPNAAKEIVDEIFKLM, encoded by the coding sequence ATGAGCAAAAAACTAAAAATATTATTATCAGGCGGAGGAACAGGAGGACATATCTTCCCTGCCATCGCTATCGCGGATGAAATCAAGAAAAGATTTCCTGATGCAGAATTTTTGTTCATTGGAGCCAACGGAAAAATGGAAATGGAAAAAGTTCCTCAGGCTGGCTACAAAATAGAAGGAATAGATATCGCCGGAATCGACAGAGGAAACATGTTATCCAATTTGGGATTACCTTTCAAGATTTTGAAAAGTTTATCAAAGTCCAAAAAGATCATTAAAAACTTTGCTCCGGATTTTGCTGTTGGAACAGGTGGTTTTGCAAGTGGACCGGCTTTGTATGAGGCAAGTAAATTGGGCATTCCAATTTTTATTCAGGAACAGAACGCCCATGCGGGAGTAACCAATAAAATCCTAAGTAAAAAAGCAAAAGCTGTTTTTACAGCCTATCCAAAAGTAGAAGGTTTTCCAGCAGAAAAAATTAAGTTTCTGGGTAATCCTATTCGTGAAAACATTATTTCAGGAATGCAGGAAACCATTCAGGCAAAGGAAAAAATGGGATTAAATAAAGACAAGCTTACGATTCTTTCTGTAGGTGGATCTTTAGGATCCAGAACATTGAATAATGCCTGGAAGTCTCATTTAAAGGATATTTTAGACAAAAATTATCAGCTTATCTGGCAAACAGGAAAGCTTGATTATCAAGATATTTTAGAAGAAACAAAAGATACAGAAACCAGAAATATTCAGATCCTTGAATTTATCAAAGACATGGAACTGGCCTATTCTGCTGCAGATATCATCGTTTCAAGAGCCGGAGCCATAGCCATTTCAGAATTGGCTGTAGCACAAAAACCGGTATTATTGGTTCCTTTCCCTTTTGCAGCGGAAGATCACCAAACCAAAAACGCCATGAATCTGGTTGAAAAAAATGCAGCCAGAATGGTAAAAGACTCTGAAATGCAGGAAAAATTCTGGAATACATTATCAGAAATCTGCGAAAAAGAAAGTGTAAGAAAGGAAATGTCCGACAATCTGAAATATTTTGCCAAGCCAAATGCTGCAAAAGAGATTGTAGATGAGATATTTAAATTAATGTAA
- the murC gene encoding UDP-N-acetylmuramate--L-alanine ligase, with protein MSNLETYQNFYFVGIGGIGMSALARYFHASGKNVLGYDKTNTKLTQNLMNEGIDIVFEDLIDEKITSLQKENTLIIYTPAIKTLGILDYFNENQFEILKRAKVLGLITENTDCIAIAGTHGKTTTSTLVSHLCKEANLPFSCFLGGISENFKSNFLYNGSTYSVVEADEYDRSFLNLSPDWAVVTSTDADHLDIYGDKNHIEEGFRQFAALVPEDKKLFVRKGVEIGRGHQTYAVNEKADYYSDNLRMDHDKIYFDFHTPTETIKDFVWEIPGIHNVENATVALAILHNLGADFDTLKKAIANFKGIKRRYTKHIYENGKIYIDDYAHHPTEINAVVGSIKTFYPDKKLLVVFQPHLFSRTRDFADGFAESLSKAEELILLDIYPARELQGNFEGITSSWLLEKVTLDKKEVSNLSDAFEKIKEKDFDILLTVGAGNIDTLYDPICEWIEKI; from the coding sequence ATGAGCAATTTAGAAACATATCAAAATTTTTACTTCGTTGGAATCGGAGGTATCGGAATGAGTGCATTAGCGCGTTATTTCCACGCATCCGGAAAAAATGTATTGGGCTACGATAAAACCAATACCAAGCTTACTCAAAATCTAATGAACGAAGGAATTGATATTGTTTTCGAAGATCTTATTGACGAAAAAATCACTTCTCTTCAAAAAGAAAATACATTGATAATCTACACGCCGGCTATCAAAACGCTTGGAATTTTAGACTACTTCAATGAAAATCAGTTTGAGATCTTAAAACGCGCAAAAGTTTTAGGGTTAATCACAGAAAACACAGACTGTATTGCTATAGCAGGAACCCACGGAAAGACAACAACATCTACACTGGTTTCCCACTTATGTAAAGAAGCTAACTTACCGTTCTCATGTTTTTTGGGAGGTATTTCAGAGAACTTTAAATCAAACTTCCTATACAACGGCTCCACCTACTCCGTAGTAGAAGCAGATGAGTATGACAGAAGCTTCCTGAACCTTTCTCCGGACTGGGCAGTAGTAACTTCTACCGATGCAGACCATTTGGATATTTATGGTGATAAGAACCATATTGAAGAGGGCTTCAGACAATTTGCAGCACTAGTTCCGGAAGATAAAAAGTTATTTGTAAGAAAAGGAGTTGAAATCGGCAGAGGGCATCAAACCTACGCCGTGAATGAAAAGGCAGACTATTACTCAGATAACCTGCGTATGGATCATGATAAGATTTATTTTGACTTCCATACTCCCACAGAAACAATAAAAGATTTTGTTTGGGAAATACCTGGGATTCATAATGTAGAAAATGCAACAGTAGCATTAGCTATTTTACACAATTTGGGCGCAGATTTTGATACGCTGAAAAAGGCAATTGCCAATTTTAAAGGAATTAAGAGAAGATATACCAAACATATTTACGAAAACGGTAAAATTTATATTGATGACTACGCTCATCATCCAACGGAAATTAATGCCGTAGTGGGTTCTATCAAGACTTTTTATCCTGATAAAAAATTATTGGTTGTTTTCCAGCCCCATTTGTTCAGTAGAACAAGAGATTTTGCGGATGGATTTGCAGAAAGCCTAAGCAAGGCTGAAGAACTGATTTTACTGGATATCTATCCGGCAAGAGAGCTTCAGGGGAACTTTGAAGGAATTACTTCAAGTTGGTTATTGGAAAAAGTAACATTAGATAAAAAAGAAGTATCGAATTTATCCGATGCTTTTGAAAAAATAAAAGAAAAAGATTTTGACATCCTCCTTACAGTAGGTGCAGGAAACATTGATACCCTGTATGACCCTATTTGTGAATGGATTGAGAAAATTTGA
- a CDS encoding GxxExxY protein, giving the protein MIENEISEIVFSAGMKIHRTLGIGLYENVYEECLVYELKNRGLNVESQKNIDIEYEELKISKAFRVDLLVENKLIIEIKAVQEINDYHFFHLLNYLRITNIKLGMILNFHSMLFKNGVKRVVNKL; this is encoded by the coding sequence ATGATAGAAAATGAAATTTCAGAGATTGTTTTCAGTGCTGGAATGAAAATACATCGTACGCTTGGAATTGGACTTTATGAAAATGTATATGAAGAGTGCTTAGTTTATGAACTAAAAAATAGAGGATTGAATGTAGAAAGTCAAAAAAACATTGACATTGAATATGAAGAATTAAAGATATCTAAAGCGTTCAGAGTAGATTTATTAGTTGAAAACAAATTAATAATTGAAATAAAAGCAGTTCAGGAGATTAATGATTATCATTTTTTTCACCTTTTAAATTATTTAAGAATAACAAACATAAAACTCGGAATGATTTTGAACTTTCATTCAATGTTATTCAAAAATGGAGTAAAACGAGTTGTAAATAAATTGTAA
- a CDS encoding cell division protein FtsQ/DivIB: MKNKYRILKIVVTVIILGLLLSFSLKRFGRQQITDNKISVKMNEKTPVYFVDEKDIREIVKKENPSGKVGELNIPALEKKINSLPAVDSANVYLNLNGKLNLDIKQRVPVFRLNKDGKDFYVDEKGVEFPISKTYSHPCMLVTGDVRPDEYEKLAELVGKIDKDDFSKKFFIGISKYKESYNLLTSEGNYRVEIGDLDNIDFKVKGFKTFVEKYLVYQDPQKYNMVSVKYQNQIVTTLNPYFKENDSILKAGKQELAKVPTSMATTKKQEAKPKATEIKKTNTASAKPKESAKPKTQQKEIKKTDKKTTAPAQSKPKPKSKVKIE; encoded by the coding sequence ATGAAAAATAAGTACAGAATATTAAAAATTGTTGTCACAGTAATCATCCTAGGATTGTTGCTGAGTTTCTCATTGAAGAGATTCGGCCGCCAGCAGATTACTGACAATAAGATTTCTGTAAAAATGAATGAAAAAACTCCGGTTTACTTTGTTGATGAAAAAGATATCAGAGAGATTGTAAAAAAGGAAAACCCATCTGGAAAAGTTGGGGAGCTTAATATTCCCGCATTAGAAAAAAAGATCAATTCACTTCCTGCCGTAGACAGTGCGAATGTCTACTTAAACTTAAACGGAAAGTTGAATCTGGATATCAAGCAGAGAGTTCCTGTTTTCAGACTCAATAAAGATGGAAAAGATTTCTATGTAGATGAGAAAGGAGTTGAATTTCCTATTTCAAAAACATATTCGCATCCATGTATGCTGGTTACAGGAGATGTACGGCCGGATGAATATGAGAAACTGGCAGAATTGGTCGGAAAAATTGACAAAGATGATTTCAGCAAGAAATTCTTTATTGGAATTTCAAAATATAAAGAAAGCTACAATCTTCTGACAAGCGAAGGAAATTACCGAGTAGAGATTGGAGATTTAGATAATATTGATTTTAAAGTAAAAGGATTTAAAACCTTTGTAGAAAAATATCTGGTATATCAGGATCCTCAAAAGTACAATATGGTTTCTGTAAAATATCAAAACCAGATTGTAACCACCCTAAACCCTTATTTCAAGGAAAACGACAGTATCCTGAAAGCAGGGAAACAGGAATTGGCTAAAGTTCCTACCTCAATGGCAACCACAAAAAAACAGGAAGCCAAGCCAAAGGCAACAGAAATAAAAAAAACAAATACAGCTTCGGCAAAACCGAAAGAAAGCGCAAAACCGAAAACACAACAAAAGGAAATAAAAAAAACAGATAAAAAAACAACGGCCCCGGCACAGTCCAAGCCAAAGCCGAAATCAAAGGTGAAAATAGAATAA
- the ftsA gene encoding cell division protein FtsA — protein sequence MENQEYSVGLDIGTTKIVAIVGRRNAHGKIEVLGVGKAKSLGVHKGIVNNISQTINSIKAAVSEAQSSAGVPIRKVTVGIAGKHIRSLQHSDYIMREHPDKFITDDDIEALKDQVKKLVMLPGEEIIHVLPQEYKVDSEGEIQEPVGMHGKRLEANFHVVVGQMGSIRNIARCVREAGLEMEALTLEPLASSEAVLTKEEKEAGVAIVDIGGGTTDIAIFKDNIIRHTCVIPYGGGIITEDIKEGCSIIEKHAEQLKVKFGSAVPELEKDSTFVTIPGLHGRPDKEISLKTLAQIINARVEEVLEMVNTELKAYGAFEQKKKLIAGIVLTGGGSNLKHLRQLANYTTGFDSRIGFANEYIANDKNQYLKGPEFATSIGLLMESLKIRDKRLNIDEEVEPVVNEQPKPETTSVQAETVQPIQQAVPVQEQPVSDQKQENRRAKLTFGQSLMEKVKKFFEEVE from the coding sequence ATGGAAAATCAAGAGTATTCAGTAGGTCTGGACATCGGGACAACAAAGATAGTCGCGATTGTCGGAAGAAGGAATGCACACGGGAAAATAGAAGTTCTCGGTGTAGGAAAAGCTAAAAGTCTTGGTGTTCATAAAGGTATTGTGAATAATATTTCACAAACTATTAATTCAATCAAGGCCGCAGTTTCCGAAGCACAATCCAGTGCTGGAGTTCCTATCCGCAAAGTTACGGTAGGTATTGCTGGAAAACACATTCGTTCTCTGCAGCATTCCGATTATATTATGCGTGAACATCCGGATAAGTTTATTACAGATGATGACATTGAAGCATTAAAAGATCAGGTCAAGAAGCTCGTTATGCTTCCTGGAGAAGAAATTATCCATGTACTTCCACAAGAATATAAAGTAGATTCCGAAGGTGAAATTCAAGAGCCTGTAGGAATGCACGGTAAACGTTTAGAAGCTAACTTCCATGTTGTAGTTGGGCAGATGGGAAGCATCAGAAATATAGCAAGATGCGTTCGTGAAGCCGGGCTAGAAATGGAGGCCCTTACTTTGGAGCCATTAGCATCTTCCGAAGCCGTTCTTACCAAAGAAGAAAAAGAAGCAGGAGTAGCAATTGTAGATATTGGTGGTGGTACCACAGATATTGCTATCTTTAAAGATAATATCATCCGTCATACCTGTGTTATCCCTTATGGAGGCGGAATTATTACCGAAGATATCAAAGAAGGTTGTTCTATTATTGAAAAACATGCAGAACAATTGAAAGTAAAATTCGGTTCGGCTGTGCCAGAATTAGAAAAAGACAGTACTTTTGTAACAATTCCGGGGCTTCACGGCCGTCCAGATAAAGAAATTTCTTTAAAAACCCTTGCTCAGATCATCAACGCAAGAGTAGAAGAAGTTTTGGAAATGGTTAACACAGAATTGAAAGCCTATGGAGCTTTTGAGCAAAAGAAAAAACTGATTGCAGGAATCGTTTTGACTGGTGGTGGTTCAAACCTGAAACATCTACGTCAGTTAGCCAATTATACAACAGGTTTTGATAGCAGAATCGGTTTTGCAAACGAATATATTGCCAACGATAAGAATCAGTACCTGAAAGGCCCTGAATTTGCTACCTCTATTGGGTTACTAATGGAGAGTTTAAAGATCAGAGATAAGAGGCTGAATATAGATGAAGAAGTGGAACCAGTGGTAAATGAGCAGCCTAAACCTGAGACAACATCCGTACAGGCAGAAACTGTTCAGCCAATTCAGCAGGCAGTACCCGTTCAGGAACAACCCGTTTCCGATCAGAAACAGGAAAATAGAAGAGCGAAATTGACCTTTGGACAATCGCTTATGGAAAAAGTAAAAAAATTCTTTGAAGAAGTAGAATAA